The Agrococcus carbonis sequence GACCCGCGGCGGTGAACTCGATGCGCAGCGCCTGCCCCGTGAGCGTCACCGAGAAGTCCGTGCCGCGCACGAGCGTCGTGCTGCCGACGGTGATGCGCACGGCGCCGGTGTCGCCGATGGTGTGCGCGAGGCGGTCGTCGAGCGTCTCGGTGATCACGAAGGAGTCGACGGTCGTGCCGGCAGTGGCGACGGGAACGCCGATGTCGAGCGTCCACGTCACATTCGAGCCGAGGCCCTCCTGCTCGAACGCCTCAGCGCGGTTGGTGACGTCGGAGACCGTGCTCTTGGGGAAGACGTGCACGTCATAGTTCCAGGCGCCCGTTGCCTCGACGGGCTGCGGGACCACCACGAGGAACGGCTGCGACTTGATCACGATGCCGGCCGCCGCGGGAGCGTCGAGCTCCTCGACGAGGTAGACGCCCTGCGGAACGACCTGTCGGACGCTGCCATCGGCGCCCGTCGTCACGGTCCAGGCGTTCACGCCGGCCGTCGCGCCGAGCGGGTACGTGGCAGGAGCCGCGATCACGGCCGGCGCCTTGAGCGTCCGGAGCGTCGTCCACGTGCTGTTCTGCGCGACGTCGAGGCTCGTCACCCGGCGGATCGAGTAGTCGACGCCCGAAATCGGGTCGCCGGCGACCGGGTCGGTCGAAGCACCGGTGCCAGGAGCGCCGGCCGCCCCCGTCTGCTCGTGCTTGTGGATGGTGATCGCCGCCGGCGCAGCAGGGTCGATGTTGGCCGCAGCGGAAGCGGGCAGCACGGCGCCGAAGGCGGCAAGCGTCGCGAGGGCGACGGCGCCGAAGCCGGCGACGATGCGCGCCGACAGGCTCTTGGTGGTTGTTGCCATGGAGGCAGTTCCTTCCTGGAGGGGTGGTGCAGAGGGACGGTTGTGCTGGGGTCTGGGGTTCACGCTCGGCGGCCTGCCGTGCGGGAGCGGATCCTCGTGCGGACGAGGAGGAACGCGGAGGCGAGGAAGGAGAGCAGCAGCACGCCCGATCCGCCGAGCTGGTAGGTGTCGGCGCCGACGCCGCCGGTGAGGGGCAGCGCCAGGGGCGCGGGCGCCGCGCTGACGAACCGGTAGACCTCGTGCCCGCCGACGGCGACGCGGGCGGTCGGCGAGGTCACGGTCACCCACTCGGCCTCGAGGAAGACGCCGTTCGCGGGGTAGCCTCCGCGGTACTGCTGGAGCTCGAGCCCGAGCGCCGCGTAGCTCGTCGCCTCGGTGAGTCGGTACTCGTGGTCGGGGCGCACGTCGAAGCTGTTTGCGCCGGCGCCGCTGGGCACAACGGTCTCGCTGCCGGGCACCGTGACGGCGGGCAGGCCGGCGATGGCAGTCGACGGGGTGGCCGTGAGCGTGAACCCGCTCGCGAGCAGCGCGCTCGGCTGACCGGCGACGTGCTTCAGCAGCGTGAGCCGCGCGGTCGTGAGCGTGACGGTGCACGTCACCTGAGAGCCCTGCGCCACGGTCACCTTGCTGTCGGTCACGGGAACGGTTGTGCCCTGCTGGTCGACGCAGGCCCAGGTGCCGAGATAGGCAGGGTCGCCCGTAGCAGTGAGCGTGTACGGCACGCCCTTCGTGACGGACGCGGTCGCGGTGCGCGAACCCGTCGCACCCGAGGGGCCAAGGACGTTCTGCGGGTCGCGCGACGACAGCTGCCAGGTCGTCGGAGCGGCCCCGCCCGGCGCCGCGACGGCCGCCGCAAGTGTCAGCGTGGTGGGCTGTTCCCGATTGAGGAAGCGACAGTGCACTGTCGATCCGGCCGGCACGCCCGGGACAGTGATGTTGCGCGTCGCCGTGCCGCTGACGCTGGGCAGGGGTGTTCCGCTCGGCGCAATCACGTCGCAGCGCACTGACTCCGGTGCGTACCCGGCGCGAGCCGGCTCCTCAACGGTGATCGTCGCCGGAGTCGTCGCCGAGGGGTGCACGAAGCGCAGCTCCGGCGTCACGCCGGACGCCTGGGTCGTGCGCACGAACGAGGTCGGGCTGCCGCTGCCGAACGCGGTGGTGATGGCCATCGCCCAATCGGCGCCGGGCGAGGAGACCGAATCGGTCGGGCCCAGGAGACCCTTCGCGACGGTGATGACGGTACGGAGCGGCATGATCGTGATGGTGCACACGACGCTGGCGCCGGCAGGCACGTTCACAGACGCGGACCATCCATCGACCGGAGTGAAGCTCGTGCCCGTGCACGCGATGCGGGCCGAGTAGTAGGGCGCCTGAGCAGAAGGAACGCTCGCAGCAGTGACGGTGTATTGCCCCGGCGTCACGACCGACGGCCCGACCTGCGCGGCCGTATTGGCTCCGGTCGACGCCGGCCCCAGATTGACGGTGCCAGCGGCGCTCACTTGGAACGAGTCCGCTGCGAGGTCGCGCCTCGTCACCTGCACGGCGACGGTCAGCGACGAGTTCGCCGCCGGCACCGCGCAGGTCGCGAGGTCGGTCGCACCAGGACCGAGGCCGGTGGTGATCTCCGAGCGCTGCGTCCAGGTGACCGGGTCGTAGCGGCGCAGCGTCGTGGCGTTCGACAGCAGCACGGAGCCGTCGTCGGCGAACGCGGCGCCGTTGATGCCGCTGAGGCTGACCTCCCGAGGCGAGCCTGCCGTCGCAGCGATCGAGCCGCCGTTCGCAGCCGCGAGCGCGGCTGCCGCCACCGTGAAAGTCGTGACCGAGGTCGCGCCCGCGCGCATGATCACCAGGTCGCCTGCCCCGTCGAACGCCATGTCGCCGCTGCCATCGCTCGAGGCTCCCGTCGCGATCGTGCCGACGAGGGCGACGGCGTTGCTCTGCGCGTCGTACTGGTGCAGCTGGAAGGAACCGGAGGTCGTGAATCCCCCGAAGAGGAAGCGGCTGCTCGCGCGGTCGTACGCGCCGGCGACGATCGAATAGGCGACCGACGTGCTCACGGGGACGCGCCGCCAGCCGCCTGAGGTGTCGTACCGCAGCACGGCGCTGAGCCTGGAGCCGCTCCGGTCGACCGCGTAGAGCTCGGAGCCGGTGCCGGCGGCGAGGCCGTTGGCCTCGCCGGTCAAGCCGGTCCAGGCACCGAAGAGGGTCACCACAGGTGAGTTCGCCGTCGACACCTGCTGCACAGCGCCACTGCTCAACAGCGCGAACGCCGTACCGGCACACGGAACCGAGGGCAGCACCACGCGGTCCACTCGGAACGGACCGAGCGTCACGGTCGACAGCCAGCTGTTCGACGACCCGGTGGCGGCGGGGGCCGTGCTCGTGAAGGTCGCACCAGGCGGCTGAGGGACGGGCGAGACGCGGTAGCGGCGCATGCCGTTGTGGTTCGGGTCGTTCAGCAGCACCTGCAGCTCGCCCGCACCGGGGTGGATATCCGGCCCCGAGCACGGAGCCTCGGTGCAGTCCACGACGGTGAGGGCCTGGGCGGTCTCCCAGTTCTCGGAGCCGTTGCCCTGGGCCTTCTCGACGCGGTACGTCGCTCCGCCGTAGAGCGCACCGCTGCCGTCGACAGTCCGCCAGTAGAGCGAGCCGCCCTGCGTCGGCAGCGCTGCGGCCTCGACAGGGGAGGCCGGCATCTGCGGCAGCACGCTCGCGGCGACCGCGAGCGCAACGACGGCGACGGCGACGCCGAGCGGGCGTCGTCGTGCAGAGGTGCGCGTGAGCATGCGAGTTCCATCCCTGGATCGTTCGTGATGTGAGCGAGCTCGCGGTGCGCTTCGAGGGCTGGCCGTCGGTGGTCTCCGTCGCAGCTCGCTTCGTCGATGAACGTATTGAGCGAACCTCAGGAGCCGGGGGCTCAGAACGCAAGGAAATCTCAGCGTCTCCGGGTGATTCAAAAGTGAACGAAACCGAACGCTGTTCGAATGGAGGAATCCTCAATCTGGCTTCGGATTGGCTCAAGACGGCGCGTCGTGGTCGTTCACATGACGGACACATGCGCGGCGTAGCCTGGCCCCATGGCCATCGACCGCACCCGCGCTGACATCGAATGCTGGCTCACCGACATGGATGGCGTGCTCGTCCACGAGGACCGCCCGCTCCCCGGCGCGAAGGAGCTGCTGCAGCAGTGGCAGGACGCCGGCACCGAGTTCCTGGTGCTCACCAACAACTCGATCTTCACGCCGCGCGACCTCTCTGCGCGACTGCGCGCATCCGGCCTCATCGTGCCCGAGGAGCGGATCTGGACGAGCGCGCTCGCGACCGCCGACTTCCTGCACGACCAGATGCCGGGCGGCTCGGCCTACGTCATCGGCGAGGCGGGCCTCATCACCGCGCTGCACGACATCGGCTTCACGATGACCGAGACGAAGCCCGACTTCGTGGTGATCGGCGAGACCCGCTCGTACTCGTTCGAGGCGATCACCAAGGCGATCCGCCTCATCGCCGGCGGCGCGCGCTTCATCTCGACCAATCCCGACGCGACCGGCCCGAGCGCCGACGGCGTGCTGCCGGCGACCGGCGCGATCAACGCGCTCATCACGAAGGCGACGGGCCGCGTGCCCTACATCGTCGGGAAGCCCAACCCCATGATGTTCCGCTCGGCGCTCAACAAGATCGGCGCGCACTCCGAGGTGACCGGCATGATCGGCGACCGCATGGACACCGACATCGTCGCCGGCATGGAGGCGGGCCTGCACACCGTGCTCGTCATGACGGGCATCAGCGACCCGGCGGTCGTCGAGACCTTCCCGTTCCGCCCCGACGAGATGCTGCGCAGCGTGCAGGAGCTGCTGGAGCCCGCGCCGGTCGACTCCGAGCTCGACGAGCCCCGCGCCGACGTCTGAGGGCGGATGCGCCGGGCGCTCAGGCGCTCAGGCCTCGGAGAGCAGGCGGATCACGTGCGCGCCGAAGACACCGCCCGCGATGACGAGCGCGAGCGCGGCGAGCGGGATGACGAGCTTGTCGACGCCGCGGTGCGCGGCCTCGCGCGCGTCGAGGCCGTCGAGCCGGATCCAGCCGTAGCGGGCCGCCTTGCCGCGGCCCGCAGCGAGCGCCGCGAGCACGAGCGCGAGTGCGCCGGCGACGAGCGTCAGCAGCAGCCACACGGGCGAGAGCGCCGCCCCCTCTGCCGCCGAGAAGGGCGCGAGCGCGAGCGCGGCGAGACCGATCGGCAGCACCCACCACGTGGCGGGCGGCCCGAAGCCGCGCGCCATGAACACCCACGCCGCAGTGCCGCCCGCGAGCGCCACCATGCCCATGAGCAGCCCGCCCCATCCCGAGACCTGGCAGATCGACTGCGAGAGCGCGCCGCACGCGCCGTCCCGGTACGAGAGCAGCAGGCCCGTCGCGCGGGAGGCGGCGCTCGCGCCGAAGCCGATCGCGGTCCAGCCGACGAGCACGCCGAGCCAGCCGGAGAAGCGATCGCCGGCGACGATCAGCGGCGGCAGCCTGAGGAGGCGATCCGACCAGCGCATGCCTGCCACGCTACGCCGCCCGGGCGCCCGCGGCGGCGAGGGACCTGCGCTCGCGCCCGAGCATCCGGTCGAGCTCCTGCACGGCGGCGCGGCCGGCACGGTTGGCGCCGACCGTCGACTGGCTCGGTCCGAAGCCGATGAGGTGCACGCGCGCGTCGGCGACCGCGCGGGTGCCGACGACCTGCGGCACGCCGAGGTCGTTGCGCAGTCCGAGCGGGTCGAGGTGGCGGAGGTCGGCGCGGAAGCCCGTCGCCCACAGGATGGCGTCGACGCTCGTGAAGCTGCCGTCGGCCTCGCGCACGCCGTGCGGCTCGATCGCTGTGAACATCGGCCGCCGCTCGAGCGCCCCGCGAGCCTTGGCGCGCAGCGCGTAGTCCGTCCAGAGCAGGCCCGTGTAGGAGACGACGCTGCCCGTGGGCCGGCCGGCCTCCGCATCGGCGGTCACGCGCTCGATGACGTCGCGGCCGGTCGTCTCCGGTTCGAAGTCCCCGTCGAGGAAGACCGGCTCGCGGCGCGTGTACCAGCGGGTGTCGGCGACGGCCGAGAGCTCCTCGAGCTGCTGCACGGCCGAGATGCCGCCGCCCACCACCGCCACGCGCTGGCCGGCGAACGCATCCGCCGACACGTAGTCGCGGGTGTGCAGCTGGCGGCCCTGGAACGCATCCGCCCCCGGGTACTCGGGCAGCGTCGGGTTGTTCCACGTGCCGGTCGCGTTGATGATCGCGCGCGTGCGCCAGGCGCCGGCGCTCGAGGCGACGAGCAGCTCGCCCTCAGGGTCGTCGTCGACCGCCGTGACGGTCTCGACGCGGACGGGGCGGAGGATCGGCAGCTGCCGCTCGCGCTCGAACGCGGCGAAGTAGCGGGGCACCGCGTCGCGGCTCGGCTCGCTCGGGTCGATGGCAGGCTGCGGGAAGCCCGGCAGGTCGAAGATGCCGTTGACGGTCGCCATGCGCAGCGACTCCCAGCGGTGCTGCCAGGCGCCGCCCGGCGCCGCGTCGGCGTCGAGCATCACGAACGTGCGCTCGGCATCGGGCTCGTCGAGCGCGCTCGCGTAGCCGCGGCGCTGCAGGTGGTGACCCGCCGAGAGGCCCGCCTGGCCGGCGCCGATCACCATGATCGTCGCGGCGCGCTCGCCCCCGGTGCCGGTCATCGCTCCCCCTGATCGTTCGAATCGCAACGATAGGGACAACGCCGGGCGCCGGGGTTCGCTTCCCCGGTCGGGCCGCGCGGCGTCAGAGGGCGGAGATGAGCGCGCCCTGCAGCAGCCCCGAGAGCGCGCCGACGATCGCCGCGGCGCCGACGCCGATCGCCGAGCCCGCGATCACGCGTGCGCGCTCGCCGCGCAGCAGGGAGGCGAGGCCGAAGCCGATCGCGAGCAGCGCGAGCACCGCCGATGCCGTCGCGAGCGCGGCGCTCGCCGGCCCGATCATCGACGGGGCGGCGCCGTCGGCGAGCAGGCCCGCGAACACCACCGAGCGCACCGGGCCGGAGAGCAGCTCGAGCACCGCGAAGACCATCGCGACGATGGCGAACGCTTTGCCCTTGCCCTGCTCCGTGCCCTCGCCCGCGGCCGGCGGCGCGAACGTCGGATGCGGGCCGTACTGCGGCTGCTGCGCGCCGGGCGCAGGCTGCGTGTGCTGGGCGATCTGGCCGGGCTGCCCGGACTGCTCGGCTGGCCGGTGCGGGTGCGGTGCGGGGTGCGACATGCGTCGACCGTAGGGCCGCGCGCTGGACGCGGCCTGACGCATCCGCCTCTCTCGACCGGGCTCGTGGTCGGATGAGCCGATCGTCGTCGCAGCCGACCCCTCTCTCGGTTGAGCGCACCGGCAGGTAGCCTCGACGTGTGATCCCCGACGACTGGATGCCGCACCGCCGCGCCGACGGCGAGGTGGTGGGCTTCGTGCGGCAGGTCGGCGAGGCGTTCCAGCCGATGGACCTCTTCGGGCGGCCGCTCGGCGACCCGAGCGACTGGCTCGCGGTCGAGGAGGCGCTCGATGCGCACACGATCGCCTGGATCGACGAGCCGTGGCTGCTCGAGGTCGACGGGGCGGATGTGCGGGTGCGGGTCGTCGAGGTCACGCCGGCGCGCATCCGCGTCAAGCTCGACGACTTCGGCGACGTGACGGCGTCGGCGCGCTTCTGGGAGGTGCCGTTGCCCGAGCGCGGCTGCTTGCGTCCGGCGCCGCCTGCGACGGAGTGGCCGAGCCGCTGATGCGGCCGTCCGAGATCAGGCGGGCTTGAGCAGCCAGGCGATCAGCAGCATCACCGGGAGCGACGCGAGGGTCGTCAGCAGCACGATGTCGCGCGTGATGACGGTCGCCCGGTCGTAGCGCAGCGCGTACTGGTACATGTTCTGCGCGCTCGGGAGCGCGGCCATCACGGTGCACGCGTAGACGAGCTGGTCGTCCATGCCGAAGGCGAATCGGGCGAGCACGTAGGCGGCCACGGGCATCGCGAGGTTCTTGAGCACCACGGCGAGCCACACCTCGCGGCGCCCGGTGCCCGGCTGCAGCGGCCTGTCACCGCCGAGCGAGATGCCGAAGGCGAGCAGCATGAGCGGCACCGCCGCCCCGCCGAGGATCTCGAGCGGCGCGAGCACGGGCGCCGGCAGCTGGATGTCGAGGGCGCTCACGATCGCGCCGAGCCCGGCGCCGATGAGCATGGGGTTGCGGAGCGGCTGGGTGAGGATGCCGGCGACGGATGCGCGGCCGGCGGTGAGGATGTCGAGCGTCACGAGCAGCAGTGGCGCGATGACGAGCAGCTGCAGCAGCAGCATGGGGCCGACGAAGCCCGCGTCGCCGATGACGTAGATGGCGACCGGGAGGCCGATGTTGTTGACGTTGCTGTAGCCGGTGGCGGTCGCGGCGAGGGCGAGGCGGCTGGGGTCCTTCGTGAGCCACAGGCGCGCGACCACGAGGTAGATGAGCGCGACGACCGCGAAGGCGAGGAGCGCGACCGCGAGCACGCTCGAGAAGAGCAGCCCGACGTCGGAGTCGGCGAGCACCGTGAAGAGGAGCGCGGGGCTCGCGGCGAAGAACGACGTGCGGTTGAGCAC is a genomic window containing:
- a CDS encoding SpaH/EbpB family LPXTG-anchored major pilin — encoded protein: MATTTKSLSARIVAGFGAVALATLAAFGAVLPASAAANIDPAAPAAITIHKHEQTGAAGAPGTGASTDPVAGDPISGVDYSIRRVTSLDVAQNSTWTTLRTLKAPAVIAAPATYPLGATAGVNAWTVTTGADGSVRQVVPQGVYLVEELDAPAAAGIVIKSQPFLVVVPQPVEATGAWNYDVHVFPKSTVSDVTNRAEAFEQEGLGSNVTWTLDIGVPVATAGTTVDSFVITETLDDRLAHTIGDTGAVRITVGSTTLVRGTDFSVTLTGQALRIEFTAAGRAVLAANPDQRVAVAIDTTVQSFGAGTIGNSATITINGASITSNTASVYFGGIELQKNDDNGAPLQGAIFEVVDASGEVVAIGGRTEFTSDVNGVVAIAGLRTDANGAQTYLIREKSAPAGYVLGATTEWTLAIPVGVNAAVEAVVVNDQVPAYALPITGGAGQAAFMIGGAGLLLGALGFMLVRRRKAAEQG
- a CDS encoding HAD-IIA family hydrolase, which encodes MAIDRTRADIECWLTDMDGVLVHEDRPLPGAKELLQQWQDAGTEFLVLTNNSIFTPRDLSARLRASGLIVPEERIWTSALATADFLHDQMPGGSAYVIGEAGLITALHDIGFTMTETKPDFVVIGETRSYSFEAITKAIRLIAGGARFISTNPDATGPSADGVLPATGAINALITKATGRVPYIVGKPNPMMFRSALNKIGAHSEVTGMIGDRMDTDIVAGMEAGLHTVLVMTGISDPAVVETFPFRPDEMLRSVQELLEPAPVDSELDEPRADV
- a CDS encoding NAD(P)-binding domain-containing protein produces the protein MTGTGGERAATIMVIGAGQAGLSAGHHLQRRGYASALDEPDAERTFVMLDADAAPGGAWQHRWESLRMATVNGIFDLPGFPQPAIDPSEPSRDAVPRYFAAFERERQLPILRPVRVETVTAVDDDPEGELLVASSAGAWRTRAIINATGTWNNPTLPEYPGADAFQGRQLHTRDYVSADAFAGQRVAVVGGGISAVQQLEELSAVADTRWYTRREPVFLDGDFEPETTGRDVIERVTADAEAGRPTGSVVSYTGLLWTDYALRAKARGALERRPMFTAIEPHGVREADGSFTSVDAILWATGFRADLRHLDPLGLRNDLGVPQVVGTRAVADARVHLIGFGPSQSTVGANRAGRAAVQELDRMLGRERRSLAAAGARAA
- a CDS encoding AEC family transporter, with protein sequence MTGVLIGFAIIGFVILVGWLLARFKVVSQEGRLVLNRTSFFAASPALLFTVLADSDVGLLFSSVLAVALLAFAVVALIYLVVARLWLTKDPSRLALAATATGYSNVNNIGLPVAIYVIGDAGFVGPMLLLQLLVIAPLLLVTLDILTAGRASVAGILTQPLRNPMLIGAGLGAIVSALDIQLPAPVLAPLEILGGAAVPLMLLAFGISLGGDRPLQPGTGRREVWLAVVLKNLAMPVAAYVLARFAFGMDDQLVYACTVMAALPSAQNMYQYALRYDRATVITRDIVLLTTLASLPVMLLIAWLLKPA